The region AAGAGCTTCGTATTGATCGTAACGGACGGTAGCCCTACCCGGGATGATTTCGATTCGGATCCCGCTTCGACCGCACTAGGTTTCAGCAGCTTCAGCAACCTGATCGGCGACTACAACGTCGACGGCGAAATCGAAGTCCCGGGAGATACCGAAGAGACGGCGTGGTACATGGACGACATCGCGAAGTTCGCAAGTGAAACCGACATGCGCCCGGATTTCGTTGATAAGCAAAGTATCGATACCTATGTGGTGGGGTTGGCAACTTCCGACTCGACCGATGATTTTCTTCGCAAGGTCGCGAACGCGGGAAACGGCCTTTTCTTTCACGCGAAGGACGGCGAGGAACTCGCCGAGGCATTGATCGCCGCGCTCAACGATATCATCGAGAAGTCGCAGTCGTTCACAGCGGCCAGCGTACCGTCCGCTCGCACGGCTGACGGCGGCGATTTCTACCAGAGCTTTTTCTTCCCCTCCGGAAGCAACGCGTTCTGGGAAGGACACATACGCGCCTGGAAAATTACAGCGGCCGGGGACATCGAGGACAAGAATGATACCTGCGCCCTCGATGATGCCGACGCGGGCGAGTGCAACTCGGGCTCCTTCTTGCCCAGCGCGGTGTATTACTGGGACGTATCCGAGGAGATGCCCAGCCCCTTGGCGCGGACTCTCTACACGACAAAAATCAGCGCCGGAACGCCCGGAATGGTGGCGTTCGACGACAATCTGACTGCTCTGGATCTCGATATCTCGGTTTTCACCAGCCCACCCAATTCCGCCCCGAACTCGCTTCTCTACGCATCGCTCGGAGATAGTGTCGCGCTGAACGAAGAGGGCCTCGCCGATGAGGTTGTCGCTTTCGCGCAAGGCTGCTTCTTCAGCACCGGAGTATCGGGGACCAACGTAAGCGTATCCACCGCCTGTGTGGAGCGGCCCTCGACCTTTGGAGATATCTTCCACTCGGATCCGGTCGTCGTGCGCCAGCCGAGCCGGCTCAATACTTCGGCATCCTACGTGGCGTTCAAGACCGCCTACGCGGCGCGAGATCGAATGATCTACGTCGGGACGAATAGCGGCTTCCTGCACGGCTTTCATGCAGGGGATTGGCAGACGTCGCCAGCTCCCGCGAAGTATGACGAAGGAACCGGAGTAGAAGCATTTGCCTTCATGCCCTGGACCAGTCGTAAGACGATCAAGAATCTGCGTGTCGATCCCGCGACAGATCGAACCTATCACGTCGATGGTTCCCCGCGAGTCGCCGACGTCTGGCTGTACAGCGACCCGGTGGTCAACACAAAGGTCGCAAGCGGAAGTGAATGGAGGTCAGTTCTCATTGGCGGGATGCGCCAGGGAGGGCGTCAGTACTACGCGCTCGACGTTACAAACACCAGCGGGATCACCGGCCCGGCGGGAGACCTCGACTACCCAGGCTACCTTTGGGAGTTCCCCCGGGAGGACGATCCCGACGGCGATCTCGCGTACATGGGGGAGACCTGGTCAGTTCCCGTGATCACGAAGATTCGGGTCAACGTCGATACCGACACCAACTTCGGTGCCGGGTACGAACGGCATGTGGCGATCTTTGCGGGCGGCTATGACAGCGCCAGTAATCCGAATGATGACATCAACTACAATGCCAGTGCAACTGCTGGACGCGCGATCTTCATCGTCGATATTGCAACCGGCGAAGTGTTGGCCGAGAAGAAATTCGACGCGGGAGCCTCGGACGCTCAGGCAGACATGCTGTATGCAATGCCGGCGGCGCCCGCGGTGTTTGACGTGGACCACGATGGATTCGCCGACGTGGTCTACGTCGCCGATATCGGCGGCAATGTCTTCAAGTGGGTCATCGAACCGGTGGGTGAGGATCGCGTGAACGACGGGTCGGGTCTCCGCACGCAACCGAACTGGCCCTTCAAGATCTTCTTTTCGACGCCCCGGGTAAAAATCGGCGCAATTTACTACTACAAGAGCTTCTTCCGACGTCCGTCCGGAACCTTCATCAGCGGCAAACTGTGGCTCGCATTTGGGAGTGGGGAGCGCAACGACATCGGCTTCACGGGTGTGACTTCGAAAATTGAGGAAAACAACCGATTCTACGTCATGAAAGACATCGATCCGCTCGAACAGCTCGGTACACCAATGGGCACCTTGACCGACTCTGATCTCACCGACGTGACGGGCACTGCCGGTGCGACATCATTTTCAAATAGCGGTTACTACTTCTTAGTGGACGACGGGGAAAAGTTCGTGACCACTGCTGAGATCTTCGCTTACAAGGTCTACGTGTTGTCCTTCAAGCCAGAGGATACGGGAGATCCCTGTACCTCTCGTGGTTCGGCCAGTCTGTATGTCTTCGATATTCGCACCGGCAAAGGGGATTTCATCGACGGCGGTGGAAATCGGACGCGTTCGATCGTAATTGGCGGCGGGCTCCCGTCCGATCCCAGGACATCCGTTGGGCCCGATGGAAAGACCAACCGGATCTACATCAACCGGGGTACGGCCTTGTCCAGCGAGGAGATCAGTGACATTGATCTCACACCTGGCGGTCTGTACTGGAGAGAGGTGGACTAGAAAATGCAGATCTCGGATCTGGAGGGATCGCCGGATCGAAGGGCCACGGCAGTTAGAGCGCTTCTTGCGCTGCTTGCGTGTGTCGCCTTGGTGAGCTGTGGCGGAGACAGAGCAGAACCGGGCTCCGAGCCCCAACCCGAAACCTCGCCGGTCGCGGTGGCACCCGATCACACTCCCGAGATCGTTTCCGCTTCCCTGACGCCTGATGAACCCGGGCCTGGGGAACTCGTGGTCTTGAACTTCGAAACCCGAAATCCGGATCATGGGGAACTCCTCGAAGGCTTCTTGTGGGAGTGGAACGGGCGAAGGCTCGCTTCGGACGGACCCGAGTTACAGGTGCCCGAGAACGCGCGCCGTGGGGACCTGATCCGGGTGCAACTGCGCGTCCAAAATGATGCCAAAGTCAGCGAGTCGGTCTGGCGTGAGGTAACGGTCCGCAATACTCCAGCAGAGTGGGTTGGGCTCGAGCTTCAGCCGGACGCTGAGGTCCTGCCCGGGACCGAGCTCGTTGCTGTTGCAGAGGTCGTGGACCACGACAACGACCCGCTCGAATTCGACTACACTTGGAAGCTCAATGGGGACATCCAGGAGTCGAAGTCGAACCGTTTTTCGACCACACACTTGACCCGGGGCGACAGAATCACAGTCTCGGTCGAGGTCACGGATGGCGAAGTATTCGGAAGCACGAGAGTGAGCGGCCCCGTGACGATCATGAATTCAGATCCGAGGATCACCTCGAGGCCCCCAGAGCTCTCATCGGACGGGAGCCTGCGGTACGAGGTCAAGGCCAGCGATCCGGACGGCGATCGACGCTTTATCTATTCGCTGGATCGAGGGCCCAAGTCCATGGAAATCGACCGTTTGACGGGTGTGCTGCTCTGGTCCCCCACAGAGGACGAAGTCGGAGTGCATCAGGTTGAAATCCGTGTAGACGATCGCCATCGCGGCTACGCGCTCCAGCACTTCGAATTGACTGTGGGGACATCACCAGTGGAGCCTGCGCCGGCGTCTCCTTGATTCGGGTGCGCCCGCAGTCGACGACCCAATTTCCCGCGTCGAAGCGGCTCTTGAATTATCACACAGTTGTCGGTTCTCCGATAGCCTCGTATCTTTCAACTACGCGCCGACTCATGTCGCGTATACGGAAACCCGATTAATTTCACGTGCAGTGGATTGATTCTTTTTATAGTCCGTTCCCATCGCTGGTGCTGTCCCTCAGCCTGCTGGCCGTCGTCAGCTTCGTTACCTGGCGCGGCACCGGGCGGAAAGTTGCGCTGGCGATCTGCGTCGTCCTTACGACACGCTACATACTGTGGCGGGCACTCTATACGCTGAACCTCGAAGATAATCTGAGTATCGGCATTAGCCTGACCCTGTTCCTGGCCGAATTCTATGGATTCACTCAGCTGTTGCTGTCCACATTCCAGTCCTGGTCGCCGACCGACCGACAATCCCCTGAGATCGAGAGATACCCGACTGTCGACATCATGGTTACGGTCGTCGATGAACCCCTATACATCCTAAAGCGCACCCTGATTGGATGCTTGTATCAGGATTACCCGAAGGATCGCCTCAAGATCTACGTGCTGGACGACGGACAGAGATCCGAGGTGAGAGCGCTCGCGACGGAACTCGGCATCTCGTATCGAACCCGATCGGATCGGGCACATGCCAAGGCGGGAAACCTGAACGAGGCAATGAAACGCTCATCGGGTGAAATCATCGCCGTGTTCGATGTCGACCATGTTCCGATGCAGGACTTCTTGAAGAAGACCGTCGGGTTCTTCGCCGACGAAGACGTCGCGATCGTTCAGACCGCGCAGGATTTCTATAATCAGGACATCTTCCAGCGGAGCGTTGCGCCAGGACGGAACCTGTACAACGAACAGGCTCTCTTCTTTAGAACCCTGCAGGCCGGGCGCGATCACCACAACAGCTCATTTTTTGCGGGGAGCAGCGGACTGCTTCGACGCAAGGCGCTCGAGGAGATTGGCGGCTTCCAGACCGACACGATCACGGAAGATCTTCACACCAGCCTCATCTTGCACGCAGCGGGTTACAAGTCGTGCTACCTGAACGAGACCCTGGCGTTTGGGTTGATGCCGGAAACCTTCGAAGGGTACACGAAACAGCGCGCACGTTGGGCCAAAGGGAATGCCCAGGTACTCGTAAACGACAACCCCTTCTTCAAGCCGGGACTCAGCTGGGCTCAGCGCCTGGATTACTACGGTGCCATCCACTATTTCTTCTTTGGCGTCCCGCGAATCATCTATCTGATCGCCCCACTCTCGTGGCTCGCCTTTTCGATTTCCCCAATCAAGGCCGACATCAGCGAACTGCTCAATTTCTTCTTTTCGTCCTACGCAGCATCCCTCATGACGATCAAGATGATCAGTCGAAACACCCGCAGTGCGTTCTGGTCCGATGTCCATGAGACTGTCATGTGCTTCGCATTGACCCGGGCGAGCTTCGCGGGTTTGCTCTTTTCAAAATCGAACCCAGAGTTCGAAGTCACGCCCAAGGGCGGTCGTTCCGAAGCGCAAGGCTTCGCGGGGGCCACAGCGGTAGGTTGGCACATGAGCGTTTTTGGATTGCTGATCTTCGGGATCGCGAACGGCCTGCGCCAGTGGTTCGGACCGGATCCGACTCCGGGGCTCGCGATCAGTATGTGGTGGGCGTCATTCAACGTGGTTTTGTTGGCGGCCGCCATCATGCCGGCTCGCTCCCAGCGACAGGTACGCAATTTCATCCGCCGCGTCAGCAGCGTCCCTTGCATGATCCTCGATGGTTCAGAGAAAACGACGGCGAAGATTCTGGATGTCAGTGAAGCGGGCGTGGCGCTCTGGATACCTGCTGCCAGGTACGCACTACAGAAGCGCATCCACATCTCGTTCGGAGCCAGAGGGGACCAGCCGCTGACGCTGAAGGGATCCATTGTACGTCAGGAACTCGAGCCCAGCGGTGGCGCAACACTCGGCGTGCAGTTCGAAGATCTCGATGAGCCCACCACCCGAAGGTTGATCTTTCGCTTGCTTTCGTCGTCAACGCTGCAGGACGAAGAAGAGGCTTCGGGGACGGGTGTAATGGGTAGTCTGGGGTCGATCTTCTCGGTGCTCGCACAAATTGGAGAGCACCTGCGGCCGAGTCGTCGGAGCACACCGCGGCTGCCCTTCGCAAACGCCTGTCAACTTCAGTACGATGGCGCGATCCTTACTGGCCGGACCTGGGACATCTCGTTCGCCGGCGTGACAGTGGTGCTCTCTGGAAGCCACCAGGTGCCTTCGCAACCCTGTGTACTTACGATCGAAAATGTGGAGTTGAGCGTGACTCCGATCGAGTCCATCGAACGAGACGAAGAAACCCTCGTTCGTTTCCAAATCAACGCGATCACGAAGGGGGAGCCGACATGGCAGTCCTGGCATCAGCCCTCCTCGCACTGATCATCCTGCTCCCCTGCTCGAGCGCCAGCGCGGGAGACCTGTTCACCGGTGTCCGACTGGACAATGATGAACAGTACTTTGCCTACCTGGGGCTGAATGAAGACCTGCCATGGAAGCCCCTGGGTCTCGAGACCTTTGTTCAGCTGTTCGTGACCGGGCAGAGCTATAAATACGAAGATCAAAATGTCAATATAGAAGCCAATGTCCAGTCCCTGACTCCATCACTCGGCGTCACCAAGGTGTTCGGCGATGGGCACTGGAGCGTCACGGGACTCCTCGGTGCAGAACTGAAGTGGGGGAAAGATAGCCCGGATGAAGGAAACTTTGGACACTACTTCGAATCCGGTGTCTTCGTCCAAGCAGAAGCCATGTACTCGCAAGAGACCCACAACCTCCACGCGATGGTTTCCTACGCCGACAGCGATGAATTCTGGTTCGGACGAATCAGAGGAAAGCTGCGAACCTACTTGCCCGAGACAGGATGCTGCCCCGTCTTTGTCGGCCTCGAGTTCGGGGGCATGGACAGTAGAAAATTTGATTTCAATGCGGTGCAGGTGGGGGCTCTGGTCGAGGTTCCCTTTGGCAGGTTCTCGCTGCTGGCGCACTCAGGTTTTCAAGAGGATTCCGACCTTGGAAGTGGGGGCTACGGCGGCCTGGAATTCTATACCTCGTTCTGACCCCGGCTCGGCTCGCTTCGCCTTTGCTTAATGGTGTCCGTTCCCCGGATGGTGCTTCTTGGACTTTCCGTGCTTCCCCTTCGGATGTTTCTTGTGCTTCTTCAAGCCCGGCGGGAGAGAATCTTGACTCCGAGGTTTCCATCCAGTGTCGAGATTCACGCTCGCATACCATTGGTCGCCGTCGATGCGAAGGTAGTAGCCGTTCCAATAATAGCGATCCGGCACATTGATCACGATGTAGACCCCCAGGTCTGAATCGAATATGAACTCGAGATCCTGCCCCTGATGCTGTTGCTTATGGCGATAGCCGTGGGCCGGAGCGTGTGGGGGCGGACCATGATGGTGATGCTTGTCCGCCTGAAGGGAGTGTCGACCACCGCTGCCGATGGTGACCGACGACAACGGCGCGCAGGCGCAGACGAACAGGGCGAGCGCAGCAGTCAGGAGTGTACGTGAATGATGCATGAGATCCTCCGCACGCGTGTTCGTCTCCGATGGACGGCGCGTTGCTAGCAAATCGGATAGACGCGCAAGGAACTTGAACGTCGTCGTCGCGTCCCCCAGGCCGCGCCATTCTACCGCGATTGCCCCTGGCATTCCTCACGGCGGATCATCAACGGCAGGTGTTGTTCTTCTTGCATTTGTTCGAACAGCAATCGGGGTTTGACGAACACGCGGCGCCCCTGCCCCCGCAGCTGCATGCGGCGTCGTCGATGCAGTCCGTATCGGCGCAGTCGATCGGCCCATCGCAATCGTTGTCCAGCTGATCGGTACACATGAACTCTGTGGCTGGGGCCGGACCGCAGTCCTGCGAACACGAGCACGCATCCTCATCCACAGCGCAGAACCCGTCCCCGCATGGATTGGATCCGCAATCCACCTCGCAGCCAGCGTTTAACTCATTGCCCTGGCACAGCCCGTCGCCGCAGCAGGTCGCGGGGCTCGACCCCTCGTCGCAGCTGAATCCGCCCTCGAAGCAACGCGCGTCACTACAGCCCGAGGCGTCTCCGCAGCAGAACCGATTGCTCGGCTTACCGCCCTGCTTCCCGTTGCAGTCCATGGCACAGCTGGAACAGTTCTCAAATCCGGATTCGCAGATTCCGTTCCCGCAGATGGCGCCCGGCTCACTGGCGCA is a window of Myxococcales bacterium DNA encoding:
- a CDS encoding glycosyltransferase, which codes for MQWIDSFYSPFPSLVLSLSLLAVVSFVTWRGTGRKVALAICVVLTTRYILWRALYTLNLEDNLSIGISLTLFLAEFYGFTQLLLSTFQSWSPTDRQSPEIERYPTVDIMVTVVDEPLYILKRTLIGCLYQDYPKDRLKIYVLDDGQRSEVRALATELGISYRTRSDRAHAKAGNLNEAMKRSSGEIIAVFDVDHVPMQDFLKKTVGFFADEDVAIVQTAQDFYNQDIFQRSVAPGRNLYNEQALFFRTLQAGRDHHNSSFFAGSSGLLRRKALEEIGGFQTDTITEDLHTSLILHAAGYKSCYLNETLAFGLMPETFEGYTKQRARWAKGNAQVLVNDNPFFKPGLSWAQRLDYYGAIHYFFFGVPRIIYLIAPLSWLAFSISPIKADISELLNFFFSSYAASLMTIKMISRNTRSAFWSDVHETVMCFALTRASFAGLLFSKSNPEFEVTPKGGRSEAQGFAGATAVGWHMSVFGLLIFGIANGLRQWFGPDPTPGLAISMWWASFNVVLLAAAIMPARSQRQVRNFIRRVSSVPCMILDGSEKTTAKILDVSEAGVALWIPAARYALQKRIHISFGARGDQPLTLKGSIVRQELEPSGGATLGVQFEDLDEPTTRRLIFRLLSSSTLQDEEEASGTGVMGSLGSIFSVLAQIGEHLRPSRRSTPRLPFANACQLQYDGAILTGRTWDISFAGVTVVLSGSHQVPSQPCVLTIENVELSVTPIESIERDEETLVRFQINAITKGEPTWQSWHQPSSH